A portion of the Leptospira noumeaensis genome contains these proteins:
- a CDS encoding NUDIX domain-containing protein, which yields MDFLIKSKSMRVRVAALIQDPKGKILLVQQQKKQSGYWLLPGGGIEFGESGEEALKRELKEELSLEVSKIDFLFLNESIDPNKKRHLIQIVFLTKVKDLLPVLDPKEKAISGFGYFTTKEILSMDIRPDIKDYFRAKSLNKPRYISSPWVNEP from the coding sequence ATTGATTTTTTAATAAAATCCAAATCGATGCGGGTGCGTGTGGCGGCCCTCATCCAAGATCCTAAGGGAAAAATTTTGCTTGTACAACAGCAGAAAAAACAATCCGGTTATTGGTTACTTCCCGGTGGTGGAATTGAATTTGGTGAGTCGGGAGAGGAAGCACTCAAACGAGAACTAAAGGAAGAATTGTCTTTAGAAGTGAGTAAAATCGATTTTTTATTTTTGAATGAATCCATTGATCCAAACAAAAAACGCCATCTCATCCAAATTGTTTTTTTAACAAAGGTAAAAGATTTATTACCGGTTCTCGATCCAAAAGAAAAAGCAATCTCAGGATTTGGTTATTTTACTACCAAAGAAATTTTGTCCATGGACATCAGGCCAGACATAAAAGATTACTTTCGAGCCAAAAGTTTAAATAAACCTAGATATATTTCCAGCCCATGGGTGAATGAACCATGA
- the rnc gene encoding ribonuclease III: MSDSIRIKLPPERISSLKELQSLTKTQFKDISLLHLAFVHRSFANEDSDRYLSDNERLEFLGDSVLGILAAEFLYKSLPKGKEGKLAKLKSKMVSAPAIAKLARSYRFPEFLLLGRGEREKGESNLNLQADCFEAFLGALYLDQGLTSCREFLTPHFQTMEKAVDDAEETKDYKTILQEFCQKKWKKLPEYTVMKEEGPDHDKEFQVTVVCENHFQSNGDGKNKRRAEQMAAKAALRYLKIL, encoded by the coding sequence TTGTCCGACTCGATTCGTATCAAACTTCCTCCCGAAAGAATTTCCTCTCTCAAAGAACTTCAATCTCTCACAAAAACACAATTTAAAGACATCTCTCTTCTCCACCTAGCGTTTGTTCATAGGTCATTTGCCAATGAAGACTCGGATCGTTATCTTTCTGATAATGAACGTTTGGAATTTTTGGGAGACTCTGTTCTTGGTATCTTAGCTGCTGAATTTTTATATAAATCCCTTCCAAAAGGAAAAGAAGGGAAACTTGCCAAATTAAAAAGTAAAATGGTGTCTGCGCCGGCCATTGCCAAACTAGCACGTAGTTACCGGTTCCCTGAGTTTCTCTTACTTGGCAGAGGGGAAAGGGAAAAGGGTGAATCCAATCTCAATCTCCAAGCAGATTGTTTTGAGGCCTTTCTAGGGGCATTGTATTTGGACCAAGGACTGACAAGTTGCCGAGAGTTTCTCACTCCACATTTCCAAACCATGGAAAAAGCGGTAGATGACGCGGAAGAAACAAAAGATTATAAAACCATTTTGCAGGAATTTTGCCAAAAGAAATGGAAAAAATTACCTGAATATACTGTTATGAAAGAAGAAGGCCCTGACCACGACAAAGAGTTCCAGGTGACTGTGGTTTGTGAAAATCACTTCCAATCCAATGGAGATGGGAAGAACAAACGTCGGGCAGAACAAATGGCAGCAAAGGCCGCCTTAAGATATTTAAAAATACTATGA
- the acpP gene encoding acyl carrier protein translates to MADFDKIKSIIVEQLGVDESEVTPEAHFINDLGADSLDTVELVMALEEEFGVEISDEDAEKIQTVGDVIKFIDKLKG, encoded by the coding sequence ATGGCAGATTTCGATAAAATTAAGTCAATCATCGTAGAACAACTTGGCGTTGATGAGTCAGAAGTTACACCTGAAGCTCACTTCATCAATGATCTTGGTGCTGACTCTCTTGATACAGTTGAGCTAGTAATGGCTCTTGAAGAAGAGTTTGGTGTGGAAATTTCTGACGAAGACGCAGAAAAAATCCAAACAGTTGGCGATGTAATTAAATTCATCGATAAACTTAAGGGGTAA
- a CDS encoding sulfurtransferase has product MTQKWIHTFTTFLLLSFAVSCTEKKEDNNALLAGLLLFAANQVKVSSATDLVNESADDYNQNNWGLITPQTLAKFVNNWPANKPSHITGNLIILQHDAANRVTGGAALPYVAENPSQGVYVYLLDDYILASGGSFRFNQTRDTGLFKDSVRYQANGQYVDDWLKTFGINLSKDLVVFAVGTGNGITGGAYPAKGTGAGAVQEITRGVYWLRYWGADIKNLAILNGNLHRKATAAGIPLSSSRSGINLERNGGFSVKQLRVDNTVLTLGLEDIYEIAKSGGNANLTGLTAKQQIIDARPAIQYDGTADGLNVARNALVANPANSAYITTSYQSSGAPSASAGNQTFVPFEGNIKSSKTFPWSDLLKDNADGYEYLDKAALKTLFNTTRAVYTPGTTIVSQCRTNFEAQVNGFASLNILGYPTVYYDGSLVEWTALVAGHGTSAVNQVPSDFKWRTDIGDVSTKHWYNEPTHVVRPSIDLTATTTKKFIQEDKAYKY; this is encoded by the coding sequence ATGACTCAAAAATGGATCCATACATTCACAACTTTCCTCCTACTTTCCTTTGCCGTATCTTGTACAGAAAAGAAAGAAGACAACAATGCCTTACTTGCAGGTTTATTGCTATTTGCGGCAAACCAAGTCAAAGTTAGTTCCGCTACCGATTTGGTAAACGAGTCAGCAGATGATTACAACCAAAACAATTGGGGACTTATAACACCACAAACCTTGGCTAAATTTGTGAACAATTGGCCTGCAAACAAACCAAGCCATATCACTGGTAACCTGATCATTTTACAACATGATGCGGCGAATCGTGTAACCGGTGGTGCAGCATTACCGTATGTAGCAGAAAATCCAAGCCAAGGAGTTTATGTATATCTTCTTGATGACTATATACTAGCATCCGGTGGTTCTTTTCGCTTCAACCAAACCAGAGATACTGGTTTATTTAAAGATTCAGTTCGTTACCAAGCCAATGGTCAATATGTGGATGATTGGTTGAAAACCTTCGGAATCAATCTCTCGAAGGATTTAGTGGTCTTTGCCGTAGGGACTGGAAATGGAATCACCGGTGGTGCCTATCCTGCCAAAGGAACAGGCGCAGGTGCTGTGCAAGAGATCACTCGTGGCGTGTATTGGTTGCGGTATTGGGGAGCTGATATCAAAAACTTGGCAATTCTCAATGGTAACTTACACAGAAAAGCAACGGCAGCGGGAATTCCATTATCGAGCAGTCGATCAGGAATCAACTTAGAACGAAATGGTGGATTCTCAGTAAAACAGTTGCGAGTTGACAACACTGTCCTGACATTAGGACTCGAAGATATTTATGAAATTGCAAAATCAGGAGGAAATGCAAATCTCACTGGTCTTACCGCCAAACAACAGATTATCGATGCTAGGCCTGCCATACAATACGATGGGACTGCAGATGGATTGAATGTTGCAAGAAATGCGCTTGTAGCAAATCCAGCAAACTCAGCTTACATCACTACGTCCTACCAGTCTTCTGGGGCACCATCAGCTTCAGCGGGGAACCAAACATTTGTTCCTTTTGAAGGAAATATCAAATCCTCAAAAACATTCCCATGGTCTGATCTTTTAAAAGATAATGCAGACGGATATGAATATTTAGATAAAGCAGCACTCAAAACACTGTTTAATACAACAAGGGCAGTTTACACTCCGGGAACAACGATCGTTAGTCAATGTAGAACCAATTTTGAGGCTCAAGTCAATGGATTCGCATCTTTGAATATTCTTGGATATCCCACTGTGTATTATGATGGTTCACTTGTGGAATGGACAGCTCTAGTCGCAGGACATGGAACCAGTGCCGTGAACCAAGTACCATCCGACTTTAAATGGAGAACTGACATTGGAGATGTTTCAACAAAACATTGGTACAATGAACCAACTCATGTGGTTCGTCCTAGTATTGATCTCACAGCAACAACCACAAAAAAATTCATCCAAGAAGATAAGGCGTATAAGTACTAA
- a CDS encoding DUF1538 domain-containing protein has translation MARNEKEESIHIGFKETLALITPYFRKKIWEQTKSVVWVVSYLILFQLIVLRIPIKEAGVISLGIFAVILGLTFFMEGLYLGIMPLGETIGLRLPQKANLLTIMVFCLFVGIVATLAEPAISVLKQSGSAVNPWDAPLLFHLLNEGADVLFLSIAIGVGFSIVFGIIRIIYGISLSKFLVPSLIILILITIYSFNNDNLRLISGLAWDSGVVATGSLTVPLIVALGLGVSKASRTSDTTTGFGVVTLASLFPILSVFVVGLYFAPKLPQPMSKEKFFGNGITVEQSKLMFGEKNPETLFGAHEKEQNTQLSIHNKLVKIIEGILESFSGSLQAIIPLAGCLILFLYIILRESLPFTDELYLGILFVFLGLAIFNFGIFFGLSKLGSQVGNKLPSSFRSIELTDSTREIRNFDPKIVITATDEQGKKEEFFYLKDKKSFSQIPFREKNHDSQSEIYSYVPIHGPLFGKEDNLLGYFVALLFAFLLGYSATLAEPALSALATSVEEVTVGTVKKAVLIQAVGIGVGLGTLLGILKIFVGIPLLYILLPSYIFLVFLTLLSKPEFIDIAWDSAGVTTGPITVPLIIVLGLGIGNQLNIVDGFGILSSAAIFPVLTVLIMGLWMERSRRQSLSNIEAEEK, from the coding sequence ATGGCAAGGAACGAAAAAGAAGAATCCATTCATATAGGATTTAAAGAAACATTAGCACTCATAACCCCTTACTTTCGTAAAAAAATTTGGGAACAAACAAAGTCAGTCGTTTGGGTTGTATCCTATCTAATATTGTTCCAACTCATTGTACTCAGAATCCCCATTAAAGAAGCAGGAGTGATTTCTTTAGGAATTTTTGCTGTTATCCTTGGTTTAACCTTTTTTATGGAAGGTTTGTATTTAGGCATCATGCCACTTGGTGAAACAATTGGATTAAGACTTCCGCAAAAAGCAAACTTGTTAACAATCATGGTTTTTTGTTTGTTTGTGGGAATCGTTGCCACACTCGCAGAACCTGCCATCTCCGTATTAAAACAAAGCGGATCGGCTGTGAATCCTTGGGATGCCCCATTGTTGTTTCATCTACTCAACGAAGGTGCGGATGTGCTTTTCCTTAGCATCGCGATTGGTGTTGGTTTTTCTATCGTATTTGGAATCATTCGTATTATTTATGGAATTTCTTTATCTAAGTTTTTAGTACCAAGTTTGATCATTCTCATTTTGATCACGATATATTCCTTTAACAACGACAACCTAAGATTAATTTCAGGACTTGCTTGGGATTCCGGTGTGGTAGCCACTGGTTCTCTCACAGTTCCACTGATTGTGGCATTGGGTCTTGGTGTATCCAAAGCATCACGCACAAGCGACACCACAACAGGTTTTGGTGTGGTGACACTCGCTTCTCTCTTTCCCATCTTAAGTGTATTTGTTGTTGGTCTTTACTTTGCGCCAAAGTTACCCCAACCAATGTCTAAAGAAAAATTTTTTGGAAATGGAATCACTGTAGAACAATCCAAACTGATGTTTGGAGAAAAAAATCCAGAAACTCTTTTTGGAGCACATGAGAAAGAACAAAATACCCAGTTATCAATCCATAACAAATTAGTAAAAATCATCGAAGGAATTTTGGAAAGTTTTTCCGGTTCTCTCCAAGCCATCATTCCTTTAGCCGGATGTTTGATTCTCTTTTTATACATTATCTTAAGGGAAAGTTTACCTTTTACAGATGAATTGTATTTAGGAATTTTATTTGTCTTTTTAGGACTCGCAATTTTTAATTTTGGAATCTTTTTTGGACTCAGTAAACTCGGAAGTCAAGTAGGGAACAAACTTCCCTCTTCTTTTCGTTCCATTGAACTTACAGATTCCACACGTGAAATTAGAAACTTTGATCCAAAAATTGTTATCACCGCAACGGATGAACAGGGAAAAAAGGAAGAATTCTTTTATCTAAAAGATAAAAAGTCTTTTTCTCAAATTCCGTTTCGAGAAAAAAACCATGATTCCCAATCAGAGATCTACAGTTATGTGCCAATCCATGGACCACTTTTTGGCAAAGAAGATAATCTTTTGGGATATTTTGTCGCACTTCTGTTTGCTTTTTTATTGGGCTATAGCGCCACACTCGCAGAACCAGCGCTAAGTGCTCTTGCGACAAGTGTCGAAGAAGTAACAGTTGGAACCGTAAAAAAAGCAGTTCTCATCCAAGCAGTAGGGATTGGGGTAGGACTCGGCACTTTACTGGGAATCTTAAAGATCTTTGTAGGGATTCCACTTTTGTACATCCTTCTACCTTCTTATATCTTTCTCGTTTTTTTAACCTTACTCAGTAAACCTGAGTTCATCGACATTGCTTGGGATAGTGCCGGGGTAACAACAGGACCCATTACTGTTCCCCTAATCATTGTTCTGGGACTCGGAATCGGGAACCAATTGAACATTGTGGATGGATTTGGAATTTTATCCTCCGCCGCAATCTTTCCGGTACTGACAGTGCTCATTATGGGATTGTGGATGGAGAGATCCCGAAGACAATCACTATCAAATATTGAGGCAGAAGAAAAATGA
- the fabG gene encoding 3-oxoacyl-ACP reductase FabG, which produces MISLSGKTAIVTGGARGIGKATCLKLASLGANIVVADMNPEATNATAEELKSKGYKAIAVVANVSVEEDAQKLIDSAKKEFGTVDILVNNAGITRDTLLMRMKKEQWDSVIAVNLTGTYLCTQAAIKVMMKQENGGSIINLSSISGENGNIGQTNYSASKAGVIGFTKAVALEMASRKVRCNAIAPGFIATEMTEAIPENIRHGMVQAIPLKRAGLPEDIANGIAFLASDASSFITGHILDINGGGFLPGGGH; this is translated from the coding sequence ATGATTAGTTTATCAGGAAAAACAGCCATCGTAACAGGTGGAGCAAGAGGAATTGGAAAAGCAACTTGTTTGAAACTAGCTTCTCTTGGAGCTAACATCGTTGTAGCGGATATGAACCCAGAAGCAACGAATGCAACAGCTGAAGAATTAAAATCGAAAGGTTACAAAGCAATCGCAGTAGTAGCAAACGTTTCTGTAGAAGAAGATGCTCAAAAACTAATTGATTCAGCAAAAAAAGAATTTGGAACTGTAGACATCCTAGTCAATAACGCAGGGATCACTCGTGACACTCTCCTTATGAGAATGAAAAAAGAGCAGTGGGACTCTGTCATTGCAGTAAACCTTACTGGAACTTATCTTTGTACACAAGCTGCCATCAAAGTTATGATGAAACAAGAAAATGGTGGATCGATCATCAACCTTTCTTCTATCTCTGGTGAAAACGGAAACATTGGACAAACAAACTACTCTGCATCTAAAGCAGGTGTGATTGGTTTTACGAAAGCTGTGGCTCTTGAAATGGCTTCTAGAAAAGTTCGTTGTAACGCAATCGCTCCAGGTTTTATCGCAACTGAAATGACAGAAGCAATTCCTGAAAACATCAGACACGGTATGGTGCAAGCAATTCCACTCAAACGTGCTGGTCTTCCAGAAGACATCGCAAACGGAATTGCATTCCTAGCATCTGATGCCTCTTCTTTTATCACAGGACATATCCTTGATATCAATGGTGGTGGATTTTTACCAGGTGGCGGTCACTAA
- the plsX gene encoding phosphate acyltransferase PlsX, which yields MWVAVDAMSGDYGPEGIVEGAILAVREFGLSVYLVGDEQELLDILLKFDYDTEKVRVIHSTEIIGMNDSPSIAVRAMEDSSVVKAVRLVADKECIGVFSPGNTGATMAAALLHLGRLPGVLRPPIAAHIPREEGPPVLLLDAGANVDCKPEYLAQFAVMGEIYSRELFGIQNPKVGILSNGEEDKKGNTVSVKTFDLLKKIPFNFVGNVEGRDLYGGGREVDVVVCDGFIGNIVLKATEGLAKSIFNVLKNSIRQSSLAQTGALLLKSTFNAVKKRLDYAEYGGALLLGVEGICMIGHGSSNALAVKNAVRVIAECAKHGINERIRTRLGEYKTILGDSA from the coding sequence ATGTGGGTCGCCGTGGACGCGATGAGCGGAGATTACGGCCCTGAAGGTATCGTCGAGGGCGCGATACTGGCAGTTCGAGAATTCGGATTGTCAGTTTATCTCGTTGGCGACGAACAAGAGTTACTTGATATCCTGTTGAAATTTGATTATGACACTGAGAAAGTCCGTGTCATTCATTCTACTGAAATCATCGGTATGAATGATTCTCCTTCGATAGCAGTCCGCGCTATGGAGGATTCTTCCGTAGTCAAAGCAGTTCGTTTAGTAGCAGATAAAGAATGTATCGGTGTGTTTTCTCCTGGAAACACAGGTGCTACTATGGCCGCCGCTTTGTTACATCTCGGCCGCCTACCTGGCGTTTTGCGCCCACCCATTGCGGCTCATATACCAAGAGAAGAAGGGCCACCTGTACTTCTGTTAGATGCCGGTGCTAACGTAGATTGTAAACCCGAATACTTAGCACAATTTGCAGTGATGGGTGAAATTTATTCTCGTGAACTTTTTGGAATTCAAAATCCCAAAGTTGGAATCCTTTCCAATGGGGAAGAAGACAAAAAAGGAAATACGGTTTCTGTAAAAACCTTTGATCTCTTAAAAAAAATCCCATTTAACTTTGTAGGAAACGTAGAAGGTCGCGATCTTTATGGTGGTGGTCGTGAAGTAGACGTTGTGGTTTGTGATGGTTTTATTGGGAACATTGTTCTCAAAGCAACAGAAGGCCTTGCGAAATCTATATTCAATGTTTTAAAAAATTCCATCAGACAATCCAGTCTTGCACAAACTGGTGCCTTACTTTTAAAATCAACTTTTAACGCCGTGAAAAAACGTTTAGACTATGCGGAATATGGCGGTGCACTTCTACTCGGTGTAGAAGGGATTTGTATGATTGGTCATGGCTCATCCAATGCATTGGCAGTTAAAAATGCTGTGCGTGTCATTGCTGAGTGCGCCAAACATGGAATTAACGAGAGGATTCGAACCAGGCTCGGTGAATACAAAACAATACTCGGTGATTCGGCTTAG
- the rpmF gene encoding 50S ribosomal protein L32 — protein sequence MAVPKRRKSKSKVRTKRAHHAIGKPNLNPCSNCGSFVLSHRVCPYCGFYKGKLVVAQKVKKTTEDN from the coding sequence ATGGCAGTCCCAAAGAGACGTAAATCAAAATCGAAAGTTAGAACAAAAAGAGCCCATCACGCGATAGGCAAACCTAACTTAAACCCGTGTTCCAATTGTGGATCATTTGTTCTGTCCCACCGTGTTTGCCCTTATTGCGGTTTTTATAAGGGAAAACTCGTAGTCGCTCAAAAAGTTAAAAAAACGACCGAAGATAACTAA
- the hisG gene encoding ATP phosphoribosyltransferase has translation MLTLALPKGRLAEETAVLLLSKGWLKTLPSEGSKELTFVSEDKRLRLLFVRSQDVCTYVEEAAADAGIVGWDILREGGFDLISPVDLKLGACRLSLASFPDFDLFAKRSKVRVATKYPNLTREYFFSKGISCEIIKLYGSIELAPIVGLSDCIVDLVSTGGTLKANGLKEFESILYSTARLVCNRSSFYHKHTELRSLIESLEN, from the coding sequence ATGCTAACTTTGGCTCTTCCGAAAGGTAGGCTTGCCGAAGAAACTGCGGTTCTTTTGTTATCCAAAGGATGGTTGAAAACTCTGCCATCCGAGGGTTCGAAAGAACTCACCTTTGTCTCCGAAGACAAACGCCTCCGCCTTTTATTTGTCAGATCCCAAGATGTTTGCACTTATGTGGAAGAAGCAGCAGCCGATGCTGGCATTGTGGGTTGGGACATCCTCAGAGAAGGTGGATTTGACCTCATTTCCCCTGTGGATTTGAAACTAGGGGCTTGTCGGCTTTCTCTAGCATCCTTTCCTGACTTTGATCTATTTGCCAAACGTTCCAAAGTACGTGTGGCCACCAAATACCCGAACCTTACTCGTGAATATTTTTTTTCCAAAGGGATTTCCTGCGAAATCATCAAACTCTATGGCTCGATTGAGCTTGCTCCCATTGTGGGCCTTTCAGACTGTATTGTGGACTTAGTTTCCACTGGTGGAACCCTAAAAGCCAATGGTTTGAAGGAATTTGAGTCGATTTTATACAGTACAGCCCGTTTGGTCTGCAATCGTTCCTCTTTTTATCACAAACACACCGAATTACGGTCTCTTATCGAGAGCCTAGAAAATTAA
- a CDS encoding 30S ribosomal protein S1 has protein sequence MNSTNPSSPKNETTSFGELLEKWESQSQAQEQENSAGKGTLIEGTVVDVIGDTVFLDIGEKLEARVSREDFSETPKRGEKVSAIIKKRVDGYCVLSKKEADQRVGWETIKDASQNGYPLSGKIVGEVKNKGYLVESEGIQLFLPASHVGVRFKESTEGGKEFSFKIIELNEKTRTGVVSRKTLLDEINGEKWEELLGKVKVGDKVNGKVVKIANFGVFLSVYEVVGLLRQNDISYKKFAPFKQYFNIGAEVEVVVLEVDKENNKLSLGIKQLYEDPWIWAKKELEKGMVVRGIVTSLTNFGSFVELKEGLEGLIHTTELSWAKKPPHPKDVLKKGQEVDSEILDIDFEARRLSLGLKQLLPNPWEALSANVRAGNVLEGKITGITKYGAFVEVESGIEGLIHISDITWDEKEKNPLNLLKKGQSVQYKILDVNLDAQRISCGLKQLSEHPYEALRKKYPPGTLVEGRVKSIVSFGVFVEVEPGYEGLVHISEIPDGRNIKLEDLYKVGDSVRTVVVKIEPNNKKISLSIKDFDKAVEREEMAKYMKEDNQPSRESIGSFMNLNQNR, from the coding sequence TTGAATTCAACCAACCCATCCTCCCCCAAAAATGAGACCACTTCCTTCGGCGAATTATTAGAGAAGTGGGAATCGCAATCACAAGCACAAGAACAAGAAAACTCCGCAGGAAAAGGTACCCTCATTGAAGGGACTGTAGTCGATGTCATTGGTGACACTGTTTTCCTTGATATTGGAGAAAAATTGGAAGCTCGTGTCTCACGTGAAGACTTCTCTGAAACGCCAAAACGCGGTGAGAAAGTCAGTGCGATCATTAAGAAGCGGGTCGACGGATATTGTGTCCTCTCCAAAAAAGAAGCGGACCAAAGAGTTGGTTGGGAAACCATCAAAGACGCAAGTCAAAACGGTTATCCCCTCTCTGGTAAAATTGTCGGAGAAGTTAAAAACAAAGGATACCTAGTTGAAAGCGAAGGAATTCAATTGTTCCTACCTGCCTCTCACGTAGGGGTTCGTTTTAAAGAATCCACAGAAGGTGGAAAAGAGTTTTCATTCAAAATCATTGAACTCAACGAAAAAACAAGAACCGGTGTGGTCTCTCGTAAAACTCTCCTCGACGAGATCAACGGCGAGAAGTGGGAAGAACTTCTTGGCAAAGTAAAAGTTGGGGACAAAGTGAACGGTAAGGTTGTGAAAATTGCCAATTTTGGTGTTTTCCTTTCTGTTTACGAAGTGGTAGGACTTCTCCGCCAAAACGATATTTCTTACAAAAAATTTGCTCCTTTCAAACAATACTTCAACATCGGTGCCGAAGTGGAAGTGGTTGTTCTGGAAGTTGATAAAGAGAACAACAAACTATCTCTTGGAATCAAACAACTCTATGAAGATCCATGGATTTGGGCGAAAAAAGAACTCGAAAAAGGTATGGTGGTTCGCGGAATCGTAACCTCTCTCACTAATTTTGGTTCTTTCGTCGAACTCAAAGAAGGACTCGAAGGTCTCATCCATACAACAGAACTTTCTTGGGCGAAAAAACCACCTCATCCAAAAGATGTTTTGAAAAAAGGCCAAGAAGTAGATTCTGAAATTTTGGACATTGATTTCGAAGCAAGACGATTGTCACTCGGACTCAAACAACTCCTTCCTAACCCTTGGGAAGCTCTTTCTGCTAACGTTCGTGCCGGAAACGTGCTCGAAGGTAAAATCACAGGAATCACTAAATACGGTGCTTTCGTAGAAGTGGAAAGTGGAATCGAAGGACTCATTCATATCTCTGACATCACTTGGGATGAAAAAGAAAAGAATCCATTAAACCTCCTTAAAAAAGGCCAATCGGTTCAATACAAAATCCTTGATGTCAACTTAGATGCACAACGAATCAGCTGTGGTCTGAAACAACTTTCAGAACATCCATACGAAGCTCTTCGCAAAAAATACCCACCGGGTACACTTGTAGAAGGTCGTGTGAAGTCGATTGTTAGTTTTGGTGTTTTCGTAGAAGTAGAACCTGGTTACGAAGGCCTCGTTCACATCTCTGAAATTCCGGATGGTCGCAACATTAAGTTAGAGGATCTTTACAAAGTGGGCGATTCGGTTCGCACAGTTGTTGTCAAAATTGAACCTAACAATAAGAAAATTTCTCTCTCTATCAAAGACTTTGATAAAGCAGTAGAACGTGAAGAGATGGCGAAATACATGAAGGAAGACAACCAACCTTCACGTGAATCCATCGGTTCTTTTATGAATTTAAACCAAAACCGATAG
- the cmk gene encoding (d)CMP kinase, translated as MSLLNIENVIAIDGPAGSGKSTLARMIAHKIGYLYLDSGAYYRALTLAIWEKFLTTGEEESKFPFFVERLADATLLEKDEVEFGFSVAKIPVHCELSSSGENLMFLGERDISLDIRDPEITKKIRYIAPKRAFREILNHHIREFAKTHKLVMDGRDIGTEVFPKSKFKFFLTASVEVRAKRRYDELVAKGFKADLNHIQDEIAARDESDTTRTVAPLKQASDAILIDTSTLDTETVLNTILSKVSSSGQI; from the coding sequence ATGAGTCTCCTGAATATCGAAAACGTCATTGCCATTGATGGGCCAGCCGGCTCTGGAAAAAGTACACTTGCACGAATGATCGCCCATAAAATCGGATATCTTTATCTGGATTCGGGAGCTTATTACCGAGCATTAACTCTTGCTATATGGGAAAAATTTTTAACAACCGGTGAAGAGGAGTCTAAATTTCCTTTTTTCGTAGAAAGATTGGCTGATGCCACACTCCTAGAAAAAGACGAAGTAGAGTTCGGATTTTCCGTGGCGAAAATTCCCGTACATTGTGAACTTTCGTCCAGTGGAGAAAATTTAATGTTCCTGGGTGAAAGAGACATAAGTCTTGATATTCGCGATCCAGAGATCACTAAAAAAATTCGGTACATTGCGCCCAAACGTGCTTTCCGTGAAATCCTGAACCATCATATCCGTGAATTTGCCAAAACTCACAAATTGGTGATGGATGGCCGAGACATTGGGACAGAAGTATTTCCTAAATCCAAATTCAAATTTTTTCTGACTGCCTCTGTGGAAGTGCGGGCCAAACGCCGATACGATGAGTTAGTTGCAAAAGGCTTCAAAGCCGACCTAAACCACATTCAGGACGAAATTGCGGCCCGGGACGAAAGTGACACCACCCGTACTGTGGCTCCCCTGAAACAGGCTTCCGACGCAATCCTAATTGACACGAGCACCCTCGACACAGAAACTGTCCTAAATACTATCCTGTCCAAGGTTTCATCCTCTGGGCAAATCTAG